From the Helicoverpa zea isolate HzStark_Cry1AcR chromosome 27, ilHelZeax1.1, whole genome shotgun sequence genome, the window ataaaaaataacaaatcgcACATTCATTTCTTGCTTTTACACTTTTTTTAAGACAGTTGCCATATTGTGTTGTAAAAAGTGTTCGTAACATCCGTCCTTACATTTATGTGGAGAAAGCACTTTAggcattaattttattgtctaCAATTCATACGAAACGGACGTCTCCGAGATGTGGTAACGATTAAACATTACTGGCTTAACAAATAACAGCACTGAAGAGTAGTTTGTAACATTTATAGTCGGTATAGCAACTGTCTAGCCGCCATTTTGTTAATCCTGCATGGGGCTACATAATCGGAAATGCATGTTGTTCTGTCTGTATGAGTGTGTGTTGTATAGGTAATATATTGTATATGCTATGCGCCAGGCTTCGCTTACAAGTCCATATTGACACTTCACTTTAATGCAGCGTATCACGTTGTGGCTCTGTGTTACCTGTCAACAAAATGTACATTGAGTTCTCAACtagtaatataaattatacgaaaaaatatataggggaaAAACACAAACATTATTACACCGAAATTACGAGGGTACTTTCGACAGTAGAAATGTATTagctagaaaaataaaatattggacGTTAGATCCGAAACAATTAAAGCTGTCCTGTacgggaattgaacccgcgcCGATACTACCTACCACTATGGGATCTATCAGACAGAGAGTGGTCACGCAGACGAGCGGCCAGTTTTGCGTTCTTTGTGTCACATTACGTTACAAAGATATACACAGGAGGCATTCTGACCGCGTCGGTCAAGTAGAAGTAGTAGTAGGAGAGCTCGAACGCAGAACGCCCGACCGCGTCACCGCTCTATGTCTGATAGATCCCTATCATAAGTCCTACAGTTGTGAGGGTTAGTAGATGTTCACCTGGCTAGCTGTCGTCCTGCAGCGAGGTGAAGCGGTTGCCGAGCGCGAGCGGCTGGCGCGGCGCGGAGGGCTCgcgggcggcgccggcgccggccGTGCtccagccgccgccgccgcgcttgGCGCTCGCGCCCAGCACCGGGAAGTAGTCGTCGTTGTGGATGTCGGGCGCGTGCTtctgtacatacataataaagcAATCAACATCAcatatacagaaaaaaaatgtattgccTAGCCTGgagtgtcccactgctgggcaaaggcatCCCATCTTGTCTCTCAATCTTTTGTGTTTCCCACCAATCAGGGCCAGAAGAGATGGCCAGACAATTTGGACGCCTACAGCGTCCATCTCTTTCGGGGCCTACTACCCCTGCGGTGGCCGTCTTGTGGTATACACTAGGTGGCAATATTGACCTCTCTGGACGCATTCGGTTAACATTGCAGCAAAGTGAAAAAAGATCATAAACTTCAGGCTTTCcgctcacacagagaaggattgtgCGTTaaacaccacgcttgctcaatgcggggttggtgatttcagactatatagtccatgTTCCCTAAAAATACTTGTGTACAATCTGACTTCGCACATAGCCGGTTTCAACTTAGTTCTTGTCCAAAACACCCTGAAAGCCACCACAATCTTACCGTACTCCTGCGAACGTTTTCAATGGGCCGCTGACGCGAGGACGGCGGCACGTAGGTCGCCGGCTTCACCTCGCGGGGCTTCGGCTCCTCGACGAGCGGGGGCGCCGGCGCTTCCACTTCCGGTTCCGGTTGCTTTAAGTTATATGGTAcattattgaaatgtttattaGGCACAGTTGGGAAggaatacataggtatataaccaaaaaaaaaaaaaaaaacaaaaaatgtgcGTTATTTATACTATAATTATTGATTATACTCATAATGCTTTATTAATAGCAAGAATCTCTGAGCCCATTTTCAATTTTTCCGTCATTCTGATCAAATTAACTTTTACAGGGCATGTGAGCGACGACATTTAAGAGTTTTGTCCTAATGCATGATCCATTCTCAGGACAAGAAGCATGTAGTAACTAAACTTTACAAagctgaagtgtttgtatatttgtttgtttggacgcGCAAATCCCAAAAACCACtggtccaatttaaaaaaatatttcatttttagatAGCACGTCTGTCGAGGGAGGCTATAGACTGATACTTTTATTCGGATGCGTAAAGTAGTATCCCCAGAATGCAGATGAAACTACTAGCAGGCTGAATACATACAGGCTTATTCCACGGTCCCTTGACCTTCCCGCCTTCAGGGGCGGTGTCCTCGGAAGCGGAGTCGCGGCCCGACTCGCCCTGCTGTCCGTTCCCGCCCTGCAGCACCTGAATCTTCAGCCCAGTGTAGTCCTTCACCGGTTCTTCGTACTCCTTCCATTCTTCCTCTTCCTGGAATGAGTGGAGAAGGATGTTTGTTACTTAAGagatgtaggtatttattgaaCTCAAtacattttggttttaaaataaagtgaCTTCATGAgacattttttgaaatatatggaatcctattaaaagtgtttttctatttacattttatcCTGTAAGATGcaagtaaatattttcacatCCACACTAAACGCTAGTGGGAACCACCAGTGAGCAGCTGACATTTACAATACCTACTTTTAATGAAAAGAATatggtacattaaaaaaaaggaCTCAAGCAACGATTTTAAACTACTTTTGGAAACAAGCACATCCGCCTTAAGGTTCATCTCTAGTATTtaaattgcatagaaaaagaTAGTAAGTACGAAAACAGGTTAATCATTAAACATACAATTTTGATAATCCCATCACCGGATgtcaatatataatatatcttgtGGTGAGTATATCTGTTGATAGTTCATTACTTTTGTGCATCAACCGATATCTGGTATCAATATTGGTTTATCAGTAATGGGGTTTATAATCTCTGGATTTTAAGGATATCCTTAAAGCAACTTGGCACATCACTGTCATGCaacttaactcaatagtaataagtacgatttttctataaaactgttaccactgacctgaagttgactgtacacaGGAATAACAGAGAATTGCATAGTATATTTACTATTATTGTTAATGTCTATTCATTTTGGGATgctaaaaaatatgtatgaacaGTATTTTTAGTGACAAAttggtgaaaaataaataaattattcagatCTACGAGTGAAAAAATGAGGTTAGTATCTACTATTGTTTGTGCCTTCATTTTACTCAAAAAAATCTAATGATTTCAATACCTACAAGGGAGTTTGGTATAGTCCTTCTAAACAGACttacattacaatttatttaaactgtAAATTGTGATTGTTTCCTGTCTAAGGATCTATATGAAAGCAGGGGACTCCCCGAACTGTAAAGGCAAACTGAATCTACATAAATATGATAAGACTATTTATTGGCACACCAACAgcattacaaacaataaaatatatataaaaaaaaaactcaagcgactaaaatacacacatacatTGCCATTTCCAAAGTTTTACAAACATTTAGTCTACAGTTTAAATCGAATAAAAATCGAACAAAGTGCACtttcttatcatcatcatcatcagcctattgcagtccactgctggacataggcctctccaagtgcacgcctctgagatcgattttcggcttctcgcatccagctcctgccagccgtcttgcgcaagacATCACTTTCTTATacaatgcaataaatattgtaaaacttaaaaaaaaaacacaaataaaaaacttcTACCTTCACTTAGAAACATGATGTACTTAcatattgtttaaaaattcttcaagtcAAAACAGAGATAATAAATTGAGACAGTCTGGAGATGAGATGACgccaatattattatcattgatTGCTTAATAGCTctacattaaatattaatgtttttaaaacaagGCTAGACAAGTTTGCAATAACAATGGTTTCCATGACAGATGTAGTTTTTGTCTCTTTTATTTAAACCTACAATTTTAGAGAAAAAATATGATGCCATGAATATTTCTTGACATTTATAATGATTTACTATGTTGTTAACAAGAAAGTAAACGTCAATTTGACCATTTGTTTATGTTATCAAGCACTTTTTTACAACAAATTAGGAATTTACACCaaactactttttataaaatagttttggaAACATACATTACAAATCTCAAATAAAGTCAAACTATAATCTTCAATggaagaataataaaatctatagttcaaaaaaatgtttatgcaCATACATTATGCCTCAACAACAAATGTAGATAGATATATGTATGGATTTACAAGgagaaaacaatataatatttttccatCAAGAGCatgcataataaataaacactggTGACAAGTGGCATTGAACATAAAAACACACAATATACTTACAACTTATAACTTtgacataaatacatataaggATACAACAAGAATGATGATTTACAAGGAAGGTAGTGCAGACACTTTCAAGCTTTACAAATGTAtactaatactagcttctgccagctgtttcacccgcatcccgtatgaacctctgcacgaacccagataaaaaaactcttcagctttataatattagtatagattagaaagctgaagagtttgtttgtttgcttgaatgcactaatctcaggaactactggtgcgatttgaaaaattctttcagtgttagatagcccatttatcgaggaaggctataggcttatccgggttcgtgcagaggttcccacgggatgcaggtgaaaccgctgacagtaGCTAGTCTATTATAAACTGACCGTTCAATTTCTATAAAGATCACATAGCGAGTCCAAGACAAACTGGTTTTGTATAGCTTGATGTGTAGCCATGTGTACTAAGTAGTATTTGAAATTGaccattttgttatttaatttcatttatgtCATGTTCATGTCATTATGTATTATTAACTgcatcatttaattaaaaagataacCAACATTCAGTTGTCTAGCCTAGTATTCAACCAATGGTGCCTAATATAATGCTGGTTATGATTTAGTTATTGTTATAGTGAAATGGTTTCTCCGTT encodes:
- the LOC124643371 gene encoding protein CDV3 homolog, whose translation is MADLDDFFAKKDRKKSKAVKKFATADELAKKLDDPKQKSDVRPKKERPAQEGEEGGRAGEEEEWKEYEEPVKDYTGLKIQVLQGGNGQQGESGRDSASEDTAPEGGKVKGPWNKPQPEPEVEAPAPPLVEEPKPREVKPATYVPPSSRQRPIENVRRSTKHAPDIHNDDYFPVLGASAKRGGGGWSTAGAGAAREPSAPRQPLALGNRFTSLQDDS